Proteins encoded together in one Microbacterium sp. zg-Y625 window:
- a CDS encoding amino acid permease gives MSTNATNQATDAAKAASNHPLTSHKAVTAFLGVGQLAMLTLVVVASLRSLPAMAVYGLGSVTLYIIPAIFFLIPTALVAAELATGWKGGVYVWVREAFGNRWGFTAVWLQWIQNVVWYPTQIAFIAAALAFVFLDPSLSNSGLYTAIIILTLYWGSTLITLRGGNLFAKLGSWGGILGTLLPAVLLIVFGFIWLGTGERSETSLEPSAVIPPFTGIASIVLIVSNVLAYAGMEVNAVHVNQMKDPGRGYPRSVLLASILILLVFILPTLAISIAVPEKDLGLTNGIMLAFQAYFDKWDLGWATAVVSALIAAGALASVITWIAGPSKGLLAAAETGLLPPALQKRNKAGVQSGILMLQGTIVTLLAAIFVIVPNVSAAFVALIDMAAALYLIMYMLMFAAAIVLRRKEPNVKRAYRVPAMNLVAGVGFVACLLAFVLAFVPPDGFTAFPVAAYPWIVGLVIVVLGGPPLVFYALRKPSWDRRSPAEKALHGTHDEDEAAGGTTASPAAGSTPPPSTRSGPRSGGAPPPSA, from the coding sequence ATGTCGACCAACGCAACGAACCAAGCGACGGATGCCGCGAAGGCGGCATCCAACCATCCGCTCACCTCGCACAAGGCCGTCACCGCCTTCCTCGGAGTCGGCCAGCTCGCGATGCTGACGCTCGTGGTGGTCGCGAGCCTGCGCTCGCTCCCCGCGATGGCGGTCTACGGGCTCGGCAGCGTCACGCTCTACATCATCCCGGCCATCTTCTTCCTCATCCCCACGGCGCTGGTCGCCGCGGAGCTGGCGACGGGATGGAAGGGCGGCGTCTACGTCTGGGTGCGTGAGGCGTTCGGCAACAGATGGGGGTTCACGGCGGTCTGGCTGCAGTGGATCCAGAACGTGGTGTGGTACCCGACGCAGATCGCCTTCATCGCGGCGGCCCTCGCGTTCGTGTTCCTCGATCCCTCGCTGTCGAACTCCGGGCTGTACACCGCGATCATCATCCTGACGCTCTACTGGGGATCCACGCTGATCACCCTGCGCGGCGGCAACCTGTTCGCCAAGCTCGGATCGTGGGGCGGCATCCTCGGCACCCTGCTGCCGGCGGTGCTGCTCATCGTGTTCGGGTTCATCTGGCTCGGCACCGGGGAGAGGAGCGAGACCTCGCTGGAGCCCTCGGCCGTCATCCCGCCGTTCACCGGGATCGCCTCGATCGTGCTGATCGTGTCGAACGTGCTCGCCTACGCGGGCATGGAGGTCAACGCGGTACACGTGAACCAGATGAAGGACCCGGGGCGCGGGTATCCGCGGTCGGTGCTGCTGGCGTCGATCCTCATCCTGCTCGTGTTCATCCTGCCGACGCTTGCGATCTCGATCGCCGTGCCGGAAAAAGACCTCGGGCTCACGAACGGCATCATGCTCGCGTTCCAGGCCTACTTCGACAAGTGGGATCTGGGGTGGGCGACGGCGGTCGTGTCGGCGCTCATCGCCGCCGGCGCACTGGCCTCGGTGATCACCTGGATCGCCGGTCCGTCGAAGGGCCTGCTCGCCGCGGCAGAGACCGGGCTGCTGCCGCCCGCCCTGCAGAAGCGGAACAAGGCGGGCGTGCAGTCCGGCATCCTCATGCTGCAGGGCACCATCGTGACGCTCCTGGCGGCGATCTTCGTGATCGTGCCGAACGTGAGTGCGGCGTTCGTCGCGCTCATCGACATGGCGGCGGCGCTGTACCTGATCATGTACATGCTGATGTTCGCGGCGGCGATCGTGCTGCGACGCAAGGAGCCGAACGTCAAGCGCGCCTACCGGGTGCCGGCGATGAACCTCGTCGCCGGGGTCGGCTTCGTCGCGTGCCTCTTGGCGTTCGTGCTGGCCTTCGTCCCGCCCGACGGGTTCACCGCGTTCCCGGTCGCGGCGTATCCGTGGATCGTGGGCCTGGTCATCGTCGTGCTCGGCGGACCTCCCTTGGTCTTCTACGCGCTGCGCAAGCCGAGCTGGGATCGTCGGAGCCCGGCGGAGAAGGCCCTGCACGGCACGCACGACGAGGATGAGGCTGCGGGCGGCACGACCGCGTCTCCGGCGGCCGGCTCGACGCCCCCGCCGTCGACACGCTCGGGGCCCCGGTCCGGCGGAGCCCCGCCTCCATCCGCCTGA
- a CDS encoding YcnI family protein: MTTITPARRRARLTAGVLAGTALALAAPLAASAHVHVDPADATAGGSTVLTFSSSHGCDASPTTGFTIDIPEGVAGIAPHAQAGWTIERVGADTGVPTHVVFTADAPIESGLLTTVSMQVTFADDLAGEQVAFPVLQECVDGSTAWADIAEEGQDPHDLDAPAPVVTVGDATDEAHGGHGEDAATDEAAADAGDDSALPIALGAGGLTLGAAGLAAGLVALRRTRRS, encoded by the coding sequence ATGACCACCATCACCCCGGCACGCCGTCGCGCGCGCCTGACCGCCGGCGTGCTCGCCGGCACCGCGCTGGCCCTGGCCGCCCCCCTGGCGGCGAGCGCGCACGTCCACGTCGACCCCGCCGATGCCACGGCCGGCGGATCGACCGTGCTGACCTTCTCGTCCAGCCACGGCTGCGACGCGTCGCCGACCACCGGCTTCACGATCGACATCCCCGAGGGCGTCGCCGGCATCGCGCCGCACGCGCAGGCGGGCTGGACGATCGAGCGGGTCGGCGCCGACACCGGCGTGCCGACGCACGTCGTCTTCACCGCCGACGCACCCATCGAGTCGGGGCTGCTGACGACCGTCTCGATGCAGGTGACGTTCGCCGACGACCTCGCCGGCGAGCAGGTGGCCTTCCCCGTGCTGCAGGAGTGCGTCGATGGATCGACCGCCTGGGCGGACATCGCCGAAGAGGGTCAGGACCCGCACGACCTCGACGCCCCCGCGCCGGTGGTCACCGTGGGCGACGCGACGGACGAGGCCCACGGCGGTCACGGCGAGGACGCGGCGACCGACGAGGCGGCAGCCGATGCCGGCGACGACTCGGCGCTGCCCATCGCGCTGGGAGCGGGCGGCCTCACCCTCGGCGCCGCGGGCCTGGCAGCGGGCCTCGTCGCCCTGCGCCGCACCCGCCGCAGCTGA
- a CDS encoding glutamate decarboxylase translates to MSTANTGDEELTPRFARPGEASVAARHVIPQQESLPDTAKQIVDDETMLDGNSRLNLATFVGTWMDDDAKQVYEASFDKNMIDKDEYPQTAAIEDNCWHMLANLWNAPDASRSIGTSTIGSSEACMLGGLAFKRRWQQSRRAAGKDTAKPNLVMSSAVQVCWEKFCNYFDVEPRFVPISLEHKTLDGYDLEKYVDENTIGVVAIMGVTYTGMYEPVAEIAKALDEIQAKTGLDIPIHVDGASGAMIAPFLQPDLVWDFRLERVHSISTSGHKYGLVYPGLGWVVWRDTQWLPEDLVFKVSYLGGEMPTFALNFSRPGAQVLLQYYMFLRLGFEGYRAVQQASQDVAKYLSAGIAKIDAFELWNDGSDIPVFAWYLKEGHTKNWNLYHLQDRLRMKGWLVPAYPMPDDLADLTVQRIVVRNGLSMDLAAELLGDIETETAYLDALESAMPVEGQHPAFHH, encoded by the coding sequence ATGAGCACAGCGAACACCGGGGACGAGGAACTCACCCCCCGATTTGCACGACCCGGCGAGGCATCCGTCGCCGCCCGGCACGTCATCCCGCAGCAGGAGTCGCTGCCCGACACCGCCAAGCAGATCGTCGACGACGAGACGATGCTGGACGGCAACTCCCGGCTGAATCTCGCGACCTTCGTGGGCACGTGGATGGACGACGACGCCAAGCAGGTGTACGAGGCGTCCTTCGACAAGAACATGATCGACAAGGACGAGTACCCCCAGACCGCCGCCATCGAGGACAACTGCTGGCACATGCTGGCGAATCTGTGGAACGCGCCGGACGCCTCGCGGAGCATCGGCACCTCCACCATCGGCTCGTCCGAGGCCTGCATGCTCGGCGGACTCGCCTTCAAGCGGCGCTGGCAGCAGTCGCGTCGTGCCGCGGGCAAGGACACCGCCAAGCCGAATCTCGTGATGTCGTCCGCGGTGCAGGTGTGCTGGGAGAAGTTCTGCAACTACTTCGACGTCGAGCCTCGCTTCGTTCCCATCAGCCTCGAGCACAAGACGCTCGACGGGTACGACCTGGAGAAGTACGTCGATGAGAACACGATCGGCGTCGTCGCGATCATGGGCGTCACCTACACCGGCATGTATGAGCCGGTGGCCGAGATCGCCAAGGCCCTCGACGAGATCCAGGCCAAGACCGGCCTGGACATCCCCATCCACGTCGACGGCGCCTCCGGCGCCATGATCGCCCCGTTCCTGCAGCCCGATCTGGTGTGGGACTTCCGTCTCGAGCGGGTGCACTCCATCAGCACGTCGGGCCACAAGTACGGCCTGGTCTACCCGGGCCTCGGCTGGGTCGTCTGGCGCGACACGCAGTGGCTGCCCGAGGACCTCGTGTTCAAGGTGAGCTACCTGGGCGGGGAGATGCCGACGTTCGCGCTGAACTTCTCACGCCCCGGCGCGCAGGTGCTGCTGCAGTACTACATGTTCCTCCGGCTCGGATTCGAGGGATACCGCGCCGTGCAGCAGGCCTCGCAGGACGTCGCGAAGTACCTGTCGGCCGGCATCGCGAAGATCGACGCGTTCGAACTGTGGAACGACGGCAGCGACATCCCGGTGTTCGCCTGGTACCTCAAGGAGGGGCACACCAAGAACTGGAACCTCTACCATCTGCAGGACCGTCTGCGCATGAAGGGCTGGCTCGTTCCGGCGTATCCCATGCCGGATGATCTGGCCGATCTCACCGTGCAGCGCATCGTGGTGCGCAACGGCCTGAGCATGGATCTCGCCGCCGAGCTGCTCGGCGACATCGAGACCGAGACCGCGTACCTCGACGCCCTCGAGTCGGCCATGCCCGTCGAGGGCCAGCACCCCGCGTTCCACCACTAG
- a CDS encoding glycoside hydrolase family 16 protein, whose amino-acid sequence MTITAPPPTEAPTPRRPRRRRRWLTLGIPAGILVIVLVITGVWWFTGFSFLAPRYGDDEPLFDDFDGPAGSKPNPAFWSIQTGGGGWGNNELQEYTEDAVALDGEGNLVITATIPSDGSTPTSARITSHNKWSFSFGQLSARVKLPEGQGLLPAFWLLGDGIDRVGWPNAGEVDIIETPNDTSRSRHHLHGPIGWTEHWSVNHGVDMPAPLADDYHVYTVEKQPGRIIMAIDGQVVWDVEEWDIPLTGRWVFDEPTHVLFSLAVGGNWPGDPDATTPEVNKMLIDWMAYTPADETETLVP is encoded by the coding sequence TTGACCATCACCGCCCCTCCCCCCACCGAGGCCCCGACCCCGCGCCGGCCCCGGCGCCGGCGCCGCTGGCTCACCCTCGGCATCCCCGCCGGCATCCTCGTGATCGTCCTCGTCATCACGGGTGTCTGGTGGTTCACCGGCTTCTCCTTCCTCGCACCGCGCTACGGCGACGACGAGCCCCTCTTCGACGACTTCGACGGGCCCGCCGGGTCCAAGCCGAACCCCGCGTTCTGGAGCATCCAGACCGGCGGCGGCGGCTGGGGGAACAACGAGCTGCAGGAGTACACCGAGGACGCCGTGGCGCTCGATGGCGAAGGCAACCTCGTCATCACCGCGACGATCCCCTCGGATGGCTCGACCCCCACCTCGGCACGGATCACGAGCCACAACAAATGGTCGTTCAGCTTCGGCCAGCTCTCCGCGCGCGTGAAGCTGCCCGAGGGGCAGGGACTGCTCCCGGCCTTCTGGCTGCTCGGAGACGGCATCGACCGCGTCGGATGGCCCAATGCCGGCGAAGTCGACATCATCGAGACCCCCAACGACACCTCCCGCAGCCGACACCACCTGCACGGGCCGATCGGGTGGACCGAGCACTGGTCGGTGAACCACGGCGTCGACATGCCGGCGCCGCTCGCCGATGACTACCACGTCTACACCGTCGAGAAGCAGCCCGGCCGCATCATCATGGCGATCGACGGCCAGGTCGTGTGGGACGTCGAGGAGTGGGACATCCCGCTCACGGGGCGCTGGGTGTTCGACGAGCCCACGCACGTGCTGTTCAGCCTCGCCGTCGGAGGCAACTGGCCAGGCGACCCGGATGCCACGACGCCGGAGGTCAACAAGATGCTCATCGACTGGATGGCCTACACACCGGCCGACGAGACCGAGACGCTGGTCCCGTGA
- a CDS encoding acyltransferase, which translates to MSGRVGGRVAMLARSLAEDASWGWRSFVTNSVAGSVLCPRAVRYGILRARGFDVQTPNLSSRCTFTGGRDIRIGTGTFVNVGCYFEAVAPIRIGEDCQLAMFVTIITSFHGVGPDGVSKDRDSAPVTIGDRCWLGANVTVLPGVTIGDDVVVAAGAVVTRDLPGRAVYGGVPARLIRTLADEPAPAAA; encoded by the coding sequence GTGAGCGGCCGTGTCGGCGGCCGCGTCGCGATGCTGGCGCGCAGTCTCGCGGAGGACGCGTCGTGGGGGTGGCGATCGTTCGTGACCAACAGCGTCGCAGGCTCGGTGCTCTGCCCGCGGGCGGTGCGCTACGGCATCCTCCGCGCTCGAGGCTTCGACGTGCAGACCCCCAACCTCTCGTCACGCTGCACGTTCACGGGAGGCCGTGACATCCGCATCGGCACCGGCACGTTCGTCAACGTCGGATGCTACTTCGAGGCCGTCGCGCCCATCCGCATCGGCGAGGACTGCCAGCTGGCGATGTTCGTCACGATCATCACGAGCTTCCACGGGGTGGGCCCGGACGGGGTGTCCAAGGATCGCGACAGCGCACCGGTCACCATCGGCGACCGGTGCTGGCTCGGCGCGAACGTCACGGTGCTCCCCGGGGTCACCATCGGCGACGATGTGGTCGTCGCCGCGGGCGCCGTCGTCACACGGGATCTGCCCGGCCGCGCCGTCTACGGCGGTGTGCCCGCCCGCCTCATCCGCACCCTCGCGGACGAGCCCGCGCCCGCCGCGGCCTGA
- the ispG gene encoding flavodoxin-dependent (E)-4-hydroxy-3-methylbut-2-enyl-diphosphate synthase produces MPAVNLGMPRVPELLAPRRKSRQIRVGKVLVGGDAPVSVQSMTTTKTTDINATLQQIAELTASGCEIVRVAVPSQDDADVLHIIAKKSQIPVIADIHFQPKYVFQAIDAGCAAVRVNPGNIRQFDDKVGEIAKAAKDAGVSLRIGVNAGSLDRRLLEKYGKATPEALMESAVWEASLFEEHDFHDFKISVKHNDPVIMVKAYRLLAERGDWPLHLGVTEAGPAFQGTIKSATAFGILLSEGIGDTIRVSLSAPPAEEVKVGHQILQSLNLRERKLEIVSCPSCGRAQVDVYTLADNVTEGLKDMTVPLRVAVMGCVVNGPGEAREADLGVASGNGKGQIFVKGEVIKTVPEADIVQTLIEEANRLAAEMGPAAPIGTAQVITA; encoded by the coding sequence GTGCCAGCAGTCAACCTCGGAATGCCGCGAGTGCCGGAGCTTCTCGCTCCGCGTCGCAAGAGCCGTCAGATCCGCGTCGGGAAGGTCCTCGTCGGTGGGGACGCACCCGTGAGCGTGCAGTCGATGACGACCACCAAGACCACGGACATCAACGCCACCCTTCAGCAGATCGCCGAGCTGACGGCGTCCGGATGCGAGATCGTCCGTGTGGCGGTGCCGAGCCAGGACGACGCCGATGTGCTGCACATCATCGCGAAGAAGAGCCAGATCCCGGTCATCGCTGACATCCACTTCCAGCCCAAATACGTCTTTCAGGCGATCGACGCCGGGTGCGCCGCGGTGCGGGTGAACCCCGGCAACATCCGGCAGTTCGACGACAAGGTCGGCGAGATCGCCAAGGCGGCGAAGGATGCCGGCGTCTCGCTGCGCATCGGCGTCAACGCCGGCTCGCTCGACCGTCGTCTTCTCGAGAAGTACGGCAAGGCCACCCCGGAGGCTCTCATGGAGAGCGCCGTGTGGGAGGCGAGCCTGTTCGAGGAGCACGACTTCCACGACTTCAAGATCTCCGTCAAGCACAACGACCCCGTGATCATGGTGAAGGCCTACCGGCTGCTGGCCGAGCGGGGCGACTGGCCGCTGCACCTCGGTGTGACCGAGGCGGGGCCGGCGTTCCAGGGCACGATCAAGAGCGCGACCGCCTTCGGCATCCTGCTGTCCGAGGGGATCGGCGACACCATCCGTGTCTCGCTGTCGGCGCCGCCCGCCGAAGAGGTCAAGGTCGGCCACCAGATCCTGCAGTCGCTGAACCTGCGCGAGCGCAAGCTCGAGATCGTCTCGTGCCCCTCGTGCGGGCGCGCACAGGTCGACGTCTACACGCTCGCCGACAACGTCACCGAGGGGCTCAAGGACATGACCGTGCCGCTGCGCGTGGCCGTCATGGGCTGCGTCGTGAACGGTCCGGGCGAGGCCCGCGAGGCCGACCTCGGCGTGGCATCCGGCAACGGCAAGGGTCAGATCTTCGTCAAGGGCGAGGTCATCAAGACCGTGCCTGAAGCGGACATCGTGCAGACGCTCATCGAGGAGGCGAACCGCCTCGCCGCCGAGATGGGGCCGGCCGCACCGATCGGCACCGCGCAGGTCATCACGGCCTGA
- a CDS encoding anthranilate synthase family protein, whose product MTASLTATLAALPAFALIARDADTVEILSGEVVDVELLADIPLTDATGTPREVLAMVPFRQVRERGFACHDDGAPLRCLIVDRHTSVPRAQALAELPAEPIALADAGFDIADDAYADIVRRVIAEEIGRGEGANFVIRRDFTAGVDADPRTAALTWFRALLEHERGAYWTFAVVTPDHVAVGASPEAHVSAQGGVVTMNPISGTFRHPAGGATAETLSAFLASTKETEELFMVVDEELKMMSAVCADGGRITGPHLKEMSRLTHTEYVLRGRSRLDPRDILRETMFAPTVTGSPMQNACTVIARHETAPRGYYSGVAALFTPRDEAASTTEEGDDVTHDLDAPILIRTAYLEDGRLRVPVGATLVRHSDPDGEVGETHGKAAGVLGAIGAIPRDTAAEAAAAAVTAGAPDTDAPAPAPRSLADDPHIAELLASRNARLAEFWLNPQGDDAEPGPFAGRTAVVVDAEDRFTTMLAHQLRHLGLDVAIVPWAEASPATLDAADLVVAGPGPGDPRDPDSPRLRRMREVVRDRLRSGRALLAVCLSHQILAHELGLDLVPLDAPHQGLQKTVDVFGEPASIGFYNTFTARLAPATAIGTAEVAADAASGDVYALRGPGFASVQGHLESILSRDGMRTLDRLVSAALA is encoded by the coding sequence ATGACCGCGTCCCTCACCGCCACGCTGGCCGCGCTGCCCGCGTTCGCCCTCATCGCCCGCGACGCCGACACGGTGGAGATCCTCTCCGGCGAGGTCGTCGACGTCGAGCTGCTCGCCGACATCCCCCTGACGGATGCCACGGGCACGCCCCGAGAGGTGCTCGCCATGGTGCCGTTCCGTCAGGTGCGCGAACGCGGCTTCGCCTGTCACGACGACGGGGCTCCGCTGCGGTGCCTCATCGTGGACCGCCACACCTCCGTGCCGCGGGCACAAGCGCTGGCCGAGCTGCCCGCCGAGCCGATCGCGCTCGCCGACGCGGGGTTCGACATCGCCGACGACGCCTACGCCGACATCGTGCGCCGCGTCATCGCCGAGGAGATCGGTCGCGGCGAAGGCGCGAACTTCGTCATCCGCAGGGACTTCACCGCCGGGGTGGATGCCGACCCCCGCACGGCCGCACTCACGTGGTTCCGGGCGCTGCTCGAGCACGAGCGCGGCGCGTACTGGACGTTCGCCGTCGTCACCCCCGACCATGTCGCCGTCGGTGCGAGCCCCGAGGCACACGTGAGCGCTCAGGGCGGCGTGGTGACCATGAACCCCATCTCCGGCACCTTCCGCCACCCCGCCGGCGGCGCGACGGCCGAGACCCTCAGCGCGTTCCTCGCCTCGACCAAGGAGACCGAGGAGCTCTTCATGGTCGTCGATGAGGAGCTGAAGATGATGAGCGCCGTCTGCGCGGACGGCGGACGCATCACCGGTCCGCACCTCAAGGAGATGTCGCGTCTGACCCACACCGAGTACGTGCTGCGGGGCCGCAGCCGACTCGATCCCCGCGACATCCTGCGCGAGACGATGTTCGCCCCCACCGTCACCGGCTCCCCCATGCAGAACGCGTGCACCGTCATCGCCCGGCACGAGACCGCGCCGCGCGGGTACTACTCGGGCGTCGCCGCGCTGTTCACCCCGCGCGACGAGGCGGCCTCCACGACGGAGGAGGGCGACGACGTCACGCACGACCTCGACGCCCCCATCCTCATCCGCACCGCATATCTCGAAGACGGACGGCTGCGCGTGCCGGTGGGCGCGACGCTCGTGCGCCACTCCGACCCCGACGGCGAAGTGGGCGAGACCCACGGCAAGGCCGCCGGCGTGCTCGGCGCGATCGGCGCGATCCCCCGCGACACCGCGGCCGAGGCCGCAGCCGCCGCCGTGACGGCGGGCGCGCCGGACACCGACGCGCCGGCACCCGCACCGCGATCGCTCGCGGACGACCCGCACATCGCCGAGCTGCTGGCCTCGCGCAACGCCCGGCTGGCGGAATTCTGGCTGAACCCGCAGGGCGACGACGCCGAACCCGGCCCGTTCGCCGGCCGGACGGCCGTGGTCGTCGACGCCGAGGACCGCTTCACCACGATGCTCGCCCACCAGCTGCGCCACCTGGGACTCGACGTGGCGATCGTGCCGTGGGCCGAAGCATCTCCCGCGACGCTGGATGCCGCCGACCTCGTCGTGGCCGGCCCCGGCCCCGGCGACCCCCGCGACCCCGACAGCCCGCGCCTGCGCCGCATGCGCGAGGTGGTGCGCGACCGGCTGCGCAGCGGCCGGGCGCTGCTGGCCGTGTGCCTCAGTCACCAGATCCTCGCCCACGAGCTGGGCCTTGATCTGGTGCCGCTGGACGCACCGCACCAGGGTCTGCAGAAGACGGTCGACGTCTTCGGCGAGCCGGCGTCGATCGGCTTCTACAACACGTTCACCGCGCGTCTCGCGCCTGCGACGGCGATCGGGACGGCCGAGGTGGCAGCCGATGCGGCATCCGGCGACGTCTACGCGCTGCGCGGTCCCGGATTCGCGTCGGTCCAGGGCCACCTGGAGTCGATCCTCTCGCGCGACGGCATGCGCACGCTCGATCGCCTCGTCTCCGCCGCTCTGGCCTGA
- a CDS encoding M50 family metallopeptidase, translated as MTVIAFVIGVLVLVVGLAVSIALHELGHLVPAKKFGVHVGQYMIGFGPTLWSRRRGETEYGFKAIPLGGYISMSGMYPPSPAAAERGGRAGGGLFATMVQDARAANAETMTDVAEDRLFYRLPVYKRIIIMLGGPLMNLLLALVLFTIMLSGIGVQTATTTIAGVSECLVSGASAQSECTADDPAAPAAAAGILPGDVLVSVDGVPVETFAEASQIIQDSPGETLPVVIERDGETRTLQVTPALTEREIVDADGQVTTAEVGMVGMTARSEYVPQPIWAGAEMTVDSVQRVAGVIVQLPVRVYDTAVALFTGGERDPDGPLSVVGAGRIAGEVAAIDAPVLNRVSGLLGLLASLNLALFVFNLVPLLPLDGGHVAVALWDGLKRLVAKIFRRPPPRPVDTARLVPATFAVVVLMIGMGGILILADVFNPISVFG; from the coding sequence GTGACCGTCATCGCCTTCGTCATCGGAGTGCTCGTCCTCGTCGTGGGACTGGCCGTCTCGATCGCGCTCCACGAGCTGGGCCACCTGGTGCCCGCGAAGAAGTTCGGCGTGCACGTCGGCCAGTACATGATCGGCTTCGGTCCCACGCTGTGGTCGCGCCGGCGCGGCGAGACGGAGTACGGGTTCAAGGCGATCCCGCTCGGCGGCTACATCTCGATGTCGGGCATGTACCCGCCGTCCCCTGCCGCGGCGGAGCGCGGTGGCCGTGCCGGTGGCGGGCTCTTCGCCACCATGGTGCAGGACGCCCGCGCCGCCAACGCCGAGACGATGACCGACGTCGCCGAGGACCGGCTGTTCTACCGGCTTCCCGTCTACAAGCGCATCATCATCATGCTCGGCGGTCCGCTGATGAACCTGCTGCTGGCCCTCGTGCTGTTCACGATCATGCTCAGCGGCATCGGCGTGCAGACCGCCACCACCACGATCGCCGGCGTCAGCGAGTGCCTCGTGTCGGGTGCGTCCGCGCAGTCCGAGTGCACCGCGGACGACCCGGCCGCGCCCGCGGCTGCCGCCGGCATCCTCCCCGGCGACGTGCTCGTGTCCGTCGACGGCGTGCCGGTGGAGACCTTCGCCGAGGCGTCGCAGATCATCCAGGACTCGCCCGGCGAGACCCTCCCCGTCGTGATCGAACGGGACGGCGAGACCCGCACGCTTCAGGTGACCCCGGCGCTCACCGAGCGGGAGATCGTCGACGCCGACGGACAGGTGACCACCGCCGAGGTCGGCATGGTGGGCATGACCGCGCGCTCGGAGTACGTGCCGCAGCCGATCTGGGCCGGCGCCGAGATGACGGTCGACAGTGTGCAGCGCGTCGCCGGGGTCATCGTGCAGCTGCCGGTGCGGGTCTACGACACCGCGGTGGCGCTGTTCACCGGCGGTGAGCGCGACCCCGACGGACCCTTGTCGGTCGTCGGCGCAGGGCGCATCGCCGGTGAGGTCGCCGCGATCGACGCGCCGGTGCTCAACCGGGTGTCGGGGCTGCTGGGGCTGCTGGCGTCGCTGAACCTCGCCCTGTTCGTGTTCAACCTCGTCCCGCTGCTGCCCCTGGACGGCGGGCACGTCGCGGTGGCCCTGTGGGACGGACTGAAGCGCCTGGTCGCGAAGATCTTCCGCCGGCCGCCGCCCCGCCCGGTCGACACCGCACGTCTGGTGCCGGCGACGTTCGCGGTGGTCGTGCTGATGATCGGGATGGGCGGCATCCTGATCCTCGCCGACGTGTTCAACCCGATCTCCGTCTTCGGCTGA
- a CDS encoding acyltransferase family protein: MQTSHPVTTARATQRVTWLDGARGIAIILVVLFHAGMFTVPTGLASPWWEPLNLVFALLRMPLFFLVAGMLAVGAVQRSWPALWRTRLAVLVWVFVVWTVLRFAYYQVIPEPIDLNQSSWLDFVLSIVRPSNGLWFLFALALFLVAAKALHGRVNRWIVLAIATVASSVAHGGFTFGNVTYDGIMKYFVFFMLGLYLREPIIRFVHRRRWPAAVALLVVFAAAIALRGATGWFVDAATAVPVGLVAVAFGLCLSRNLARTPFTRPLSRPLEHLGRRTLQVYVTHILLLSTFTSVLVPSADTGVLTMLQPVMPVLMSAIAIALSLLVAAGCERVPVLRLLYVAPAWFARDRAGDRRG, translated from the coding sequence ATGCAGACCTCCCACCCCGTCACCACCGCGCGCGCCACCCAACGGGTGACCTGGCTCGACGGTGCCCGCGGCATCGCGATCATCCTCGTCGTGCTCTTCCACGCCGGCATGTTCACGGTGCCCACCGGGCTCGCCTCGCCGTGGTGGGAACCGCTCAACCTCGTGTTCGCCCTGCTGCGCATGCCGCTGTTCTTCCTCGTGGCGGGCATGCTCGCCGTCGGGGCGGTGCAACGCTCCTGGCCGGCACTGTGGCGTACGCGCCTGGCGGTGCTGGTGTGGGTCTTCGTGGTGTGGACGGTGCTGCGGTTCGCGTATTACCAGGTGATCCCCGAACCGATCGATCTGAACCAGTCCAGCTGGCTCGACTTCGTCCTGTCGATCGTGCGCCCCTCGAACGGGCTGTGGTTCCTGTTCGCGCTCGCGCTGTTCCTCGTCGCGGCGAAGGCGCTGCACGGGCGGGTGAACCGCTGGATCGTGCTGGCCATCGCGACGGTGGCGTCGTCGGTCGCGCACGGCGGGTTCACCTTCGGCAACGTCACGTACGACGGCATCATGAAGTACTTCGTGTTCTTCATGCTCGGCCTGTACCTGCGGGAGCCGATCATCCGCTTCGTGCACCGCCGCCGGTGGCCGGCGGCGGTCGCACTGCTGGTCGTGTTCGCGGCGGCCATCGCGCTGCGCGGTGCGACGGGATGGTTCGTGGATGCCGCCACGGCGGTGCCGGTGGGTCTCGTCGCCGTCGCCTTCGGCCTGTGCTTGTCCCGCAATCTCGCCCGCACCCCGTTCACCCGGCCGCTCTCGCGGCCGCTGGAGCACCTCGGCCGGCGCACGCTGCAGGTGTACGTCACCCACATCCTGCTGCTGTCGACGTTCACCAGCGTGCTGGTGCCGTCCGCCGACACCGGGGTGCTCACGATGCTGCAGCCCGTGATGCCGGTGCTGATGTCGGCGATCGCCATCGCGCTGAGTCTGCTCGTCGCCGCGGGCTGCGAGCGGGTGCCGGTGCTGCGCCTGCTCTACGTTGCGCCCGCCTGGTTCGCGCGCGACCGTGCCGGCGATCGCCGGGGCTGA